In Gracilinanus agilis isolate LMUSP501 chromosome 1, AgileGrace, whole genome shotgun sequence, the sequence tatgCTAATAAAATTTGCAGGATGAAATCTTTTCTGAAGTATGCTGCATAGCCATAGTAATGTttctcaaattaaatttaaatttacacTAAATTATGATGGACCATTAATTTTGGGGAAATATAACTTGCTAagaattgttttttaataataatattaaaaaatacccTCCCCACCTACTAAAGACTTCAATGGTTCACCATGGTGTGGTGTTGTCCCTGggttgaataaatattttatgaaatgatgatgaaaaaaatctGCAAGATGAGATCTTTCatgaaatacatttttcattaaaaaaaaaaagctttgccaATAGCTATACAAATTGTAAAGGGCCTACCAAGTTGAGGatgagctgttttttttttgttgttgttgttgttgttttttggtctAGGGATCTGCAGAGCTAAGTTTGGAGGTCATTTTCTTGCTGATGAATGAACAGGTGGTGAATTTAAGAGATCATGGCAGCTTATGAATACTATCTCCCAATGTGTGGAAGCATCTATATTTGTCCACAGAGTAGTTTTCTGACTGAAATCAAGGCTCCTTAAAACATTTAAGTAGAATAATATgaactcacatttacatagggCTTTACTGTTTACCAAGTGcttttacagtttgcaaagcacaCAGATGAGATGATTGTTTTGTAAGACTTTGTTAATGATACATTTCTgaaatgagaaacagaaaattAAGATCTGGGAGTAGTGGGTTTCATCTCAAAAATGAGTCAATTAGAAAACGTAAGCAAGGAGGATATTTACCAATAAGGAATTTAAATGCCGGTTCTCCTTCAGATCCCAGAATCTTAATCTTGTGGAAAATGGGGAAAGTCACTCCATAGTTGGCTTTTACAAAAGCTTCTATTTCGTGGCTAAGGCCGGGCTCCGATTCTCCGAACTGATTGCACGGGAAAGCTAAGACGTTGAAGTGGAAGGAGCCGAACTCCCGGTGCAGTTCCTGCAGCGCTAAGTAGTTTCTGTCTGTGTGCTGGCAGTTAGTGGCCACGTTTACAATCAGCGAAGCCTCCcgggaaaaagagaaaagccaGTCGGGAAAGTGAAACCTCGATATTTTTATAAAACCACAAGTTCAGAGAATAAAAACAACGACAGACACCATCGCATCTGGCAAAGCGGCTGCTCTTTGAGTCTATTACGTTTCTaagtagataatatttataaaacaatgtAACAGTGCCGGACCTGGGGCTCCACCAGATATCACGGACAACGAGAAACACACAGGGcgggaaaaaaggagaaacttTATAAAGTTCGAGTGATCCGAACAAAAATGTTCTTTCTGATGTATCTACATTTTTCTGTGATAACTTTATCATTAAGTTATATTTTTCCATCTCCATCCCCATCCCCGCCCCCACACTAGTTCGTTTGTAAAGGATTCAAAGCGTTACCATCCACAAAAGGGATTCATTTAGgcttcagaagagaaaagaaaactgaactgTATTTGGCTTGTGATATTATTTCAAACCTAGCTTTCCTTGGGGGTACGTGATGAGCGCGGGCAGTTCCCCCTGGGGTGACGCCCGAAGACCCGGGGAAGGGGGATTAGCAGTGACAGAAACCCCGGACCTCTCCCAGCCCCGCGTTAGGACCTGATGGAAAGCCGAGATGTCGCTTCTCTCAGCGAGGAGGGTACAAAGGGAGAGAATTCGCCCAAGCGCGTCATTGAAACCCAGAAATCGCGACTTACTTTGCCTCTGTACTTTTCCAAAgaaatagttcttcctctggaatcCTTCACTTCAAAAGAATAGAAGTCTTTGATTCTAGGTTTCAGGTACTTGAGCTGTAGCAGGAACAGCGTGACGGAGCACAGGACCATAGACAACAAAACGGCGATCACTCTGGCCTTGGGGATGGAGCACT encodes:
- the GPX8 gene encoding probable glutathione peroxidase 8 isoform X4 encodes the protein MEPFAAPNPLKCSIPKARVIAVLLSMVLCSVTLFLLQLKYLKPRIKDFYSFEVKDSRGRTISLEKYRGKIHQRRSQGGIFGNILSILRVKL
- the GPX8 gene encoding probable glutathione peroxidase 8 isoform X2; translation: MEPFAAPNPLKCSIPKARASLIVNVATNCQHTDRNYLALQELHREFGSFHFNVLAFPCNQFGESEPGLSHEIEAFVKANYGVTFPIFHKIKILGSEGEPAFKFLIDSSKKEPRWNFWKYLVNPEGKVVKYWRPDESLEAIRPDVAALVRQIIIKKKEDL
- the GPX8 gene encoding probable glutathione peroxidase 8 isoform X1 — protein: MEPFAAPNPLKCSIPKARVIAVLLSMVLCSVTLFLLQLKYLKPRIKDFYSFEVKDSRGRTISLEKYRGKASLIVNVATNCQHTDRNYLALQELHREFGSFHFNVLAFPCNQFGESEPGLSHEIEAFVKANYGVTFPIFHKIKILGSEGEPAFKFLIDSSKKEPRWNFWKYLVNPEGKVVKYWRPDESLEAIRPDVAALVRQIIIKKKEDL